AGCGGCATACCGGCCTTTAAACTATGCTGCAAGGTTAGCTGGATTCGACCCCACTATGGAATAGGTCTATTTACTCATTGTTGATCCTGTAGGAATAAGTAAAAAGAATCAACCCAAAAAGGGGAAAATATCTTATTCTTTTTAAAAAACAAACATACAGGTGGATACTTTCAATGAGAAAACAACTAACCGCAACGATGATCACCTCAGCTCTTTTATTGATGTGTCAACCGTCTTTCGCCGCAACGAGTTCGTACACGACAGAAGAAGCGATTCAACGATATCAACTCTATTACGATGACTATGTAAAAGATGAACTTGGTGAAGTGGAGCAATACCGATCAGCATCTTCCAAAATCAAAGGAAGCCTGGCTGATCAGCTCATTGAAAGAGCCATCTGGTATATGGAAAATGGCTACATGGTCTATGGAGATGGCTGGATGTCCTACCATACGGATGGGATCGTCAATTGTTCTGAATTTACAAAGCTAGTTTTTGGCGATTTTAACTTTAAGCTTACGGATATCGCCAGTCAATATGACAAGGTGGGAATCCCTGTTCCGGGAATTTCGGCAAAAAAGACCAGTCAGGGATGGATGCTTGAAGGCACAGAAAATTTGCTGCCTGGAGATATTTTGACATGGTGGAAAGATCGCTCTGACGGTACCCGTTACATTGCCCACGTGGGCATCTACATGGGACAATTGAATGGCCAGCCAGCGGTGATTGAAACGTCATCGGGCAAGGAGCTGACAGCTATTGGAATTAAGAATAGCTTCAAATACTGGTATGGTGAACACTTTTTCTCCGCTCAGCGCATTCTCCCTGAGGGATCCTGGTCGCCTGGGAAGACCATCGTCGACCATGAAGCGAAGATGCCTGTCATTCCCCAACGATATGTGTTGCCGCCGCAAAAGCCGATCGTACTGCCTGAAGGGTTTACTCCGTCAGAGCCAAAAACAGGTTCGTATATCGCCACGAACAGGGGATGGGTCAGCGTATTTAGCAAACCTAGCCTATCCAGCACAATTACAGGCCGGCTCGAATTAGGTGAAGAAGCACCGATGATTCAAAAGCATAATGATTGGTGGTATGAAATTCGATTCCATGATTCCATTGGATATATCACGACCAATTCTGTTTATACACGGCTGGTCAACTATTAAACAGTTTTACAAAGATTATTTTCAATATGATAAACACGACACTCATAAATAAAAAAGATATGATCCAAAATAAAATAGATGTCGGTGTTGTACTGCTTCCAAATGCTACTTCATTCTGGAGGTAGTCAACACTCTGATAGCTATTTACGATATCAGGGACATAATATAGCGTTTTGATGTAACCTAATCCGATG
Above is a genomic segment from Ammoniphilus sp. CFH 90114 containing:
- a CDS encoding SH3 domain-containing protein, with translation MRKQLTATMITSALLLMCQPSFAATSSYTTEEAIQRYQLYYDDYVKDELGEVEQYRSASSKIKGSLADQLIERAIWYMENGYMVYGDGWMSYHTDGIVNCSEFTKLVFGDFNFKLTDIASQYDKVGIPVPGISAKKTSQGWMLEGTENLLPGDILTWWKDRSDGTRYIAHVGIYMGQLNGQPAVIETSSGKELTAIGIKNSFKYWYGEHFFSAQRILPEGSWSPGKTIVDHEAKMPVIPQRYVLPPQKPIVLPEGFTPSEPKTGSYIATNRGWVSVFSKPSLSSTITGRLELGEEAPMIQKHNDWWYEIRFHDSIGYITTNSVYTRLVNY